From a single Salvelinus sp. IW2-2015 linkage group LG22, ASM291031v2, whole genome shotgun sequence genomic region:
- the LOC111949802 gene encoding olfactory receptor 4M1-like produces the protein MENSTQVKLFYLFGLQETFINKSVYFTLSLITYLLIITVNLTLIITIIQEKGLHEPMYIFLCSLCVNGLYGTAGFYPKLLLDLQSDVQVISYGGCFTQAYVIYTSVMCELSTLTVMSYDRYVAICRPLLYHTIVTSLTVRKLLLFSWCYPLFIALIALSLAVRIPLCGSRIDKIFCDIPSILKHACLPITINQMTMTQHTSRLCKSYLTKKESDGVLHQMTWPPQSP, from the exons ATGGAGAACTCAACCCAAGTCAAGCTCTTTTATCTCTTTGGCTTACAAGAGACATTTATCAACAAATCGGTCTATTTTACCTTGTCTCTTATCACATACCTTCTCATCATCACTGTGAATCTGACTCtgatcataacaatcattcagGAGAAAGGCCTCCATGAGCCCATGTATATCTTTCTGTGTAGTCTATGTGTCAATGGATTGTATGGAACTGCTGGTTTCTACCCCAAGTTGTTACTGGACCTTCAGTCAGATGTTCAGGTGATATCTTATGGTGGATGTTTCACTCAAGCCTATGTAATATACACATCTGTCATGTGTGAACTTTCTACTCTAACAGTGATGTCTTACGACAGGTATGTGGCAATATGCAGACCACTACTGTACCATACCATTGTGACATCTTTAACTGTTAGAAAGTTACTCTTATTTTCTTGGTGTTATCCTTTATTTATAGCACTCATAGCACTTAGTTTAGCCGTCAGAATTCCTTTGTGTGGATCTCGCATTGATAAGATCTTCTGTGACATTCCGTCtatactgaaacatgcatgtttACCCattacaatcaatcaaat gacaatgacccaacacacctccaggctgtgtaagagctatttgaccaagaaggagagtgatggagtgctgcatcagatgacctggcctccacaatcaccttgA
- the LOC111949803 gene encoding olfactory receptor 6N1-like: MENSQHKSSSFISLAYKRHLTTNQVFYLALITYLLIITVNLTLIITIIQEKGLHEPMYIFLCSLCVNGLYGTAGFYPKFLLDLQSDVQVISYGGCLTQAYVIYTFVICEMSTLTVMSYDRYVAICRPLLYHTIVTSLTVRKLLLLSWCYPLFISLIAVILTARIPLCGSRIDKIFCDNPSILKHACLPITINQILNKCIIVVHVLQLLFIVFSYGQIVRNCVKSAKGRTKFTQTCVPHLITIVIYITVTLFDTLQGWNNVNITLNMRNAMAVQFLVIPPVLNPVIYGLNLKQIRRAVFRKSQRMSGRLKFAMTIWMISEEEWEKVMWSD, from the exons ATGGAGAACTCACAACACAAGTCAAGCTCTTTTATCTCTTTGGCTTACAAGAGACATTTAACAACAAATCAGGTCTTTTATCTTGCTCTTATCACATATCTTCTCATCATCACTGTGAATCTGACTCtgatcataacaatcattcagGAGAAAGGCCTCCATGAGCCCATGTATATCTTTCTGTGTAGTCTATGTGTCAATGGATTGTATGGAACCGCTGGTTTCTACCCCAAGTTCTTACTGGACCTTCAGTCAGATGTTCAGGTGATATCTTATGGTGGATGTTTGACTCAAGCCTATGTAATATACACATTCGTAATATGTGAAATGTCTACTCTAACAGTGATGTCTTATGACAGGTATGTGGCAATATGCAGACcactactataccataccattGTGACATCTTTAACTGTTAGAAAGTTACTCTTACTTTCTTGGTGTTATCCTTTATTTATATCACTCATAGCAGTTATTTTAACCGCCAGGATTCCTTTGTGTGGATCTCGCATTGATAAGATCTTCTGTGACAATCCATCtatactgaaacatgcatgtttACCCATTACCATCAATCAGATTTTGAACAAATGTATAATAGTGGTTCATGTTTTACAGCTacttttcattgtattttcttaTGGTCAGATTGTAAGGAATTGTGTAAAGTCAGCTAAAGGAAGAACTAAGTTCACACAGACTTGTGTGCCACATTTAATAACAATTGTTATTTACATCACAGTGACCCTGTTTGACACGTTGCAAGGGTGGAATAATGTAAATATTACGCTAAATATGCGTAACGCAATGGCCGTACAATTCCTTGTTATACCACCTGTCTTAAACCCTGTCATATATGGACTTAACCTCAAGCAGATTCGAAGGGCAGTTTTTAGAAAGT ccCAGCGCATGTccggccgtctgaagtttgccatgaccatctggatgatctccgaggaggaatgggagaaggtcatgtggtctgattag